A window of the Williamsia phyllosphaerae genome harbors these coding sequences:
- the ypfJ gene encoding KPN_02809 family neutral zinc metallopeptidase: MTFQGNGPLDTSGVSGGGGGGRGRMALGGGAGLVVAIVAILFGVNPGDILGGDGGTSGSNAGAPNSAIQSQIDSCTIAKANTDTVCRIVATTNSLDKVWPTLMPDYTKPKTVIFADAIDTGGCGSATSSVGPFYCPGDQTAYFDPTFFTTLADQLGGSDAPLAQEYVVAHEFGHHVQNLMGTMDKAQKLGSRGATSGSVRLELQADCYAGVWAEHADKGPDAMLEPLTQQQIGDVITTAKAIGDDTLSGKNDSEGWTHGSAAQRTRWFTTGYRSGDPASCDTFSTNRL, translated from the coding sequence ATGACGTTCCAGGGCAACGGGCCGTTGGACACCAGCGGTGTCTCCGGGGGCGGCGGAGGCGGCCGCGGGCGGATGGCGCTCGGCGGTGGCGCCGGTCTCGTGGTCGCGATCGTGGCGATCCTGTTCGGGGTCAACCCCGGCGACATCCTCGGCGGCGACGGCGGCACGTCGGGGTCGAACGCCGGTGCGCCCAACAGCGCGATCCAGTCGCAGATCGACAGCTGCACCATCGCGAAGGCCAACACCGACACCGTCTGTCGCATCGTCGCCACGACGAACAGCCTCGACAAGGTGTGGCCCACCCTGATGCCGGACTACACCAAACCGAAGACCGTCATCTTCGCCGACGCGATCGACACCGGCGGGTGCGGCTCGGCGACATCATCGGTCGGGCCGTTCTACTGCCCGGGCGACCAGACGGCCTACTTCGACCCGACCTTCTTCACGACGCTGGCCGATCAGCTCGGCGGCAGCGACGCACCGCTGGCGCAGGAGTACGTGGTGGCCCACGAGTTCGGCCACCACGTGCAGAACCTGATGGGCACGATGGACAAGGCGCAGAAGCTCGGATCGCGCGGCGCGACATCGGGATCGGTGCGCCTCGAGCTGCAGGCCGACTGCTACGCCGGCGTCTGGGCCGAGCACGCCGACAAGGGACCGGACGCGATGCTCGAACCGCTGACCCAACAGCAGATCGGCGACGTGATCACCACCGCGAAGGCCATCGGTGACGACACCCTGTCGGGCAAGAACGATTCCGAGGGGTGGACGCACGGGTCGGCGGCGCAGCGCACGAGGTGGTTCACCACCGGCTACCGGTCCGGCGACCCCGCGAGTTGCGACACCTTTTCCACCAATCGCCTTTGA
- the aspS gene encoding aspartate--tRNA ligase has translation MLRTHFAGSLRADNAGDTVTVVGWVARRRDHGGVIFIDLRDSSGLLQVVFRDEQVAQAAHRLRAEYCVQVTGTIEARPEGSENPNLESGSVELNAGDLVVLNESAPLPFQLDEKPGEEARLRYRYLDLRREGPGKALRLRSKANAAARSVLAGHDFVEVETPTLTRSTPEGARDFLVPARLRPGSFYALPQSPQLFKQLLMVGGLERYYQIARCYRDEDFRADRQPEFTQLDVEMSFVDQDDIIALAEQILVALWDLVGYQVPTPLPRITYAEAMRRYGSDKPDLRFDLELVECTEFFADTPFRVFQADYVGAVVMPGGASQPRRQLDAWQEWAKQRGARGLAYVLVQEDGSLGGPVAKNLSDAERDGLVAHVGAAPGDCVFFAAGPVKAQRALLGAARGEIAARLGLIDENAWAFTWVVDAPLFEPVADATAGGDIAVGSGAWTAVHHAFTAPKPESLDTLESDPGSALAFAYDIVCNGNEIGGGSIRIHRRDVQERVFAIMGIDNAEAQEKFGFLLDAFAFGAPPHGGIAFGWDRITALLAGEGSIREVIAFPKSGGGVDPLTDAPAPITPAQRKESGIDAVAKTGPADRSPTPEAVAGSTPEA, from the coding sequence GTGCTGCGCACCCATTTCGCCGGATCACTGCGAGCCGACAACGCCGGTGACACCGTCACCGTCGTCGGCTGGGTGGCGCGTCGCCGTGATCACGGCGGGGTGATCTTCATCGACCTGCGCGACAGCTCGGGTCTGCTGCAGGTGGTCTTCCGCGACGAGCAGGTCGCGCAGGCGGCCCACCGACTGCGCGCCGAGTACTGCGTGCAGGTGACCGGCACGATCGAGGCACGTCCCGAGGGCAGCGAGAACCCGAACCTGGAGTCGGGTTCGGTCGAGCTGAACGCCGGGGACCTGGTGGTGCTCAACGAGTCCGCGCCCCTGCCCTTCCAGCTCGACGAGAAGCCGGGCGAGGAGGCGCGCCTGCGCTACCGCTACCTCGACCTGCGACGTGAGGGCCCGGGCAAGGCCCTGCGCCTGCGCTCGAAGGCGAACGCGGCCGCACGGTCGGTGCTCGCCGGCCACGACTTCGTCGAGGTCGAGACCCCGACGCTGACCCGGTCGACCCCCGAGGGTGCCCGTGACTTCCTCGTCCCCGCCCGCCTCCGACCCGGGTCGTTCTACGCGCTGCCGCAGAGTCCGCAGCTGTTCAAGCAGCTGCTGATGGTCGGTGGGCTCGAGCGGTACTACCAGATCGCCCGCTGCTACCGCGACGAGGACTTCCGCGCCGATCGACAGCCCGAGTTCACCCAGCTCGACGTGGAGATGAGCTTCGTCGACCAGGACGACATCATCGCCCTCGCCGAGCAGATCCTCGTGGCCCTGTGGGACCTCGTCGGCTACCAGGTGCCCACGCCGCTACCGCGGATCACCTACGCCGAGGCGATGCGTCGTTACGGCAGCGACAAACCCGACCTGCGCTTCGACCTCGAACTCGTCGAGTGCACCGAGTTCTTCGCCGACACCCCGTTCCGCGTGTTCCAGGCCGACTACGTCGGCGCCGTCGTCATGCCCGGCGGGGCGAGCCAGCCCCGACGCCAGCTCGACGCCTGGCAGGAATGGGCCAAGCAGCGCGGCGCCCGCGGTCTCGCCTACGTCCTGGTGCAGGAGGACGGTTCCCTCGGCGGCCCGGTGGCCAAGAACCTGTCCGACGCCGAACGCGACGGACTCGTCGCCCACGTCGGCGCCGCTCCCGGTGACTGTGTGTTCTTCGCCGCGGGCCCGGTCAAGGCACAGCGCGCGCTGCTCGGCGCCGCACGCGGCGAGATCGCCGCGCGACTGGGCCTCATCGACGAGAACGCCTGGGCCTTCACCTGGGTCGTCGACGCCCCGCTGTTCGAGCCGGTGGCCGATGCGACCGCGGGTGGCGACATCGCCGTCGGGTCGGGCGCCTGGACCGCGGTGCACCACGCATTCACCGCACCCAAGCCGGAGTCCCTCGACACGCTGGAGTCCGATCCCGGGTCGGCGCTGGCCTTCGCCTACGACATCGTCTGCAACGGCAACGAGATCGGCGGCGGCAGCATCCGTATCCACCGTCGCGACGTGCAGGAGCGGGTGTTCGCGATCATGGGCATCGACAACGCCGAGGCGCAGGAGAAGTTCGGCTTCCTGCTCGACGCGTTCGCCTTCGGTGCACCGCCGCACGGCGGCATCGCCTTCGGCTGGGACCGCATCACCGCCCTGCTCGCGGGTGAGGGTTCGATCCGAGAGGTCATCGCGTTCCCCAAGTCCGGCGGCGGCGTCGACCCGCTGACCGACGCGCCCGCTCCCATCACCCCGGCGCAGCGCAAGGAGTCCGGTATCGACGCAGTGGCCAAAACGGGTCCCGCAGACCGGTCGCCGACACCGGAGGCCGTCGCCGGCTCGACTCCGGAGGCCTGA
- a CDS encoding DUF885 domain-containing protein gives MTGPDPARTPTAIDAIADDFLTRACVADPVFSTLTGVSGNDHALTDYSPGAIDDRAALTRDTLRALASATPTDDVDRVTVATMTDQLGRGLAVDEAGLRTGEVNVIESPLQAIRDVFDLMPTDTDEDRSTMLARVRAVPESVDSIIEGLRHRITAGPAPARRQVELVAAQAADAADALLSNIDRALDTDSTYSSDFAAGHSRAGAAFDRLRAVLTDEVLPSATEADGVGRDRYRLHSAEFVGTDIDPDEAYSWGLDHLESIVAEQTTLAEQIAPGAGVAGALAALDADPRYQMTDRDAFVAWMQELSDRATTGLAGTHFDIPAALTSIECRLAPSATGTIYYTMPSEDLSRPGRMWWSVPPEQTVFHTWQETTTVFHEGVPGHHLQLGQAMTSPELNRWRKLASFTSGHGEGWALYAERLMSELGWLDDIGDRMGMLDSQRLRAARVVVDIGVHCGLRAPDSVGGGTWDADKAWTFLCDAVAMDRSVLRFELNRYLGWPGQAPSYALGQRVWEQARAEFLRTHPGNDLKDFHSRALRLGGVSLDVLRGELISRT, from the coding sequence ATGACCGGTCCTGACCCCGCGCGTACCCCCACCGCCATCGACGCGATCGCCGACGACTTCCTCACCCGGGCGTGTGTCGCCGATCCGGTGTTCTCGACGCTGACCGGGGTGAGCGGCAACGACCACGCGCTGACCGACTACTCCCCCGGCGCCATCGACGACCGCGCCGCTCTGACCCGGGACACCCTGCGCGCGTTGGCCTCCGCCACCCCTACCGACGACGTCGACCGCGTCACCGTGGCGACGATGACCGACCAGCTCGGTCGCGGACTCGCCGTGGACGAGGCCGGTCTCCGGACCGGCGAGGTCAACGTGATCGAGTCCCCGCTGCAGGCGATCCGGGATGTGTTCGATCTCATGCCCACCGACACCGACGAGGATCGTTCGACGATGCTCGCCCGGGTCCGTGCCGTCCCCGAGAGCGTGGACTCGATCATCGAGGGCCTGCGGCACCGGATCACCGCCGGGCCGGCACCCGCGCGCCGCCAGGTCGAGCTGGTGGCCGCCCAGGCAGCGGACGCAGCGGACGCGCTGCTGAGCAACATCGACCGCGCCCTCGACACCGACTCGACGTATTCGAGTGACTTCGCCGCCGGCCACAGCCGTGCGGGCGCCGCATTCGACCGACTGCGCGCCGTGCTCACCGACGAGGTGCTGCCGTCGGCGACCGAGGCCGACGGGGTGGGACGCGACCGCTACCGACTGCACTCGGCGGAGTTCGTCGGTACCGACATCGACCCGGACGAGGCCTATTCGTGGGGCCTCGACCACCTCGAGTCGATCGTGGCTGAGCAGACGACCCTGGCCGAACAGATCGCGCCGGGAGCGGGCGTGGCCGGTGCGCTGGCCGCTCTCGACGCCGACCCCCGCTACCAGATGACCGACCGGGACGCCTTCGTCGCCTGGATGCAGGAGCTGTCCGACCGGGCGACGACCGGACTCGCAGGCACCCACTTCGACATCCCCGCCGCCCTGACCAGCATCGAGTGCCGGCTCGCACCCTCGGCGACCGGGACCATCTACTACACGATGCCCAGCGAGGACCTGAGCCGTCCCGGCCGCATGTGGTGGTCGGTGCCGCCGGAGCAGACGGTCTTCCACACCTGGCAGGAGACCACCACGGTCTTCCACGAGGGCGTGCCCGGACATCACCTGCAGCTCGGGCAGGCGATGACCAGTCCGGAACTGAACCGGTGGCGCAAACTCGCGTCGTTCACCTCCGGTCACGGCGAGGGCTGGGCGCTCTACGCCGAGCGGCTGATGTCCGAACTCGGTTGGCTCGACGACATCGGTGACCGGATGGGAATGCTGGACTCACAACGACTCCGGGCCGCGCGCGTCGTCGTCGACATCGGCGTGCACTGCGGTCTGCGCGCCCCCGACTCCGTCGGTGGCGGGACCTGGGATGCGGACAAGGCCTGGACGTTCCTGTGTGACGCGGTCGCGATGGACCGGTCGGTGCTGCGCTTCGAGCTCAACCGCTACCTCGGATGGCCCGGGCAGGCGCCGTCGTACGCGCTCGGACAACGGGTCTGGGAGCAGGCGCGCGCGGAGTTCCTGCGTACCCACCCGGGCAACGACCTCAAGGACTTCCACTCCCGGGCGCTGCGCCTGGGCGGCGTCAGCCTCGACGTGTTGCGCGGGGAGCTGATCTCGAGGACGTGA
- a CDS encoding DUF389 domain-containing protein, giving the protein MLHLRIVAPTERGTAVVDLLREAVGVTHLIVHPGAALEPAGDLVEADITREAVNDVLAGLLALGLVHDGAITMEPLDTVISDAAVRAEKDAPGDPDDSIVWEELTRRTREDATLSITFVTFLVLACLLAAVGVITDSPVTVVGAMVVGPEFGPLAGIAVGLVRRRFDLARRSVYALIIGFPTAMVVTGVAAVLGEATGTVDITDVTAADQVDFIYQVGPFSLVVAVLAGAAGMLSLVSAKSAALVGVFISVTTVPAAGYAVVAATLGQWQVAAESTAQLAVNMVGIVVSGVGVLAVHRLLARRRAATPAHL; this is encoded by the coding sequence GTGTTGCACCTCCGGATCGTCGCACCCACCGAGCGGGGGACCGCGGTGGTCGACCTGCTCCGTGAGGCGGTCGGTGTCACCCACCTCATCGTGCATCCCGGCGCCGCACTCGAACCCGCCGGTGATCTCGTGGAGGCCGACATCACCCGTGAGGCGGTCAACGACGTTCTCGCCGGCCTCCTCGCCCTCGGTCTCGTCCACGACGGTGCCATCACCATGGAGCCGCTCGACACGGTCATCTCCGACGCCGCGGTGCGAGCCGAGAAGGATGCGCCCGGCGACCCCGACGACTCCATCGTCTGGGAGGAACTCACACGTCGAACACGTGAGGACGCGACGCTGAGCATCACGTTCGTCACATTCCTGGTCCTGGCGTGTCTGCTCGCCGCGGTCGGCGTGATCACCGACTCCCCGGTCACCGTGGTCGGCGCGATGGTGGTCGGCCCCGAGTTCGGGCCGCTCGCGGGGATCGCGGTCGGACTGGTGCGGCGTCGGTTCGACCTCGCGCGCAGGTCGGTGTACGCGTTGATCATCGGGTTCCCGACGGCAATGGTGGTCACCGGTGTCGCCGCCGTCCTCGGAGAGGCCACCGGGACCGTCGACATCACCGACGTCACCGCGGCCGACCAGGTGGATTTCATCTATCAGGTGGGCCCGTTCTCCCTCGTGGTCGCGGTCCTGGCCGGGGCCGCGGGCATGCTGTCGCTGGTGTCGGCCAAGTCGGCGGCGCTGGTCGGTGTGTTCATCTCGGTGACGACCGTGCCCGCGGCCGGATACGCGGTGGTGGCCGCGACCCTGGGCCAGTGGCAGGTGGCGGCGGAGTCGACGGCGCAGCTCGCGGTGAACATGGTCGGCATCGTGGTGTCCGGCGTCGGTGTCCTCGCCGTGCACCGGCTGCTCGCCCGTCGGCGCGCGGCGACCCCCGCCCATCTGTGA
- a CDS encoding MBL fold metallo-hydrolase: protein MLITGFAAGMFATNCYVVAEQPGSEAVIIDPGQDSAAQVRSILAEHSLTPVAVLLTHGHLDHTWDAADLCDEYSIPVYIHPEDRPMLADPASGIGPALGSVIGGMVFREPEKVVDFVDGEDVELGGIGFDVTAAPGHSRGSVLLTIDVATEDATLPVCFSGDVLFAGSIGRTDLPGGDHEQLLTSIATTLLRRTDDTQVLPGHGPQTTVGQERATNPFLVGLPGVSDAAASSPTKGRHGL, encoded by the coding sequence ATGCTGATCACCGGTTTCGCCGCCGGCATGTTCGCGACCAACTGCTACGTGGTCGCCGAGCAGCCGGGCTCCGAAGCCGTCATCATCGATCCCGGACAGGATTCGGCCGCCCAGGTGCGGTCGATCCTCGCCGAGCACTCGCTGACGCCGGTTGCGGTTCTGCTGACCCACGGTCATCTCGATCACACCTGGGACGCCGCGGATCTGTGTGACGAGTACTCGATCCCGGTCTACATCCATCCCGAGGACCGCCCGATGCTCGCCGATCCCGCCTCCGGGATCGGGCCCGCCCTGGGATCGGTCATCGGCGGCATGGTGTTCCGCGAACCGGAGAAGGTCGTCGACTTCGTCGACGGCGAGGACGTCGAACTCGGCGGCATCGGCTTCGACGTGACCGCGGCTCCCGGACACTCACGCGGATCGGTCCTGCTGACCATCGACGTCGCCACCGAGGACGCGACACTGCCGGTGTGCTTCTCCGGCGACGTGTTGTTCGCCGGCTCGATCGGACGGACCGACCTGCCCGGTGGCGACCACGAACAACTCCTGACCAGCATCGCCACCACGCTGCTGCGACGTACCGACGACACCCAGGTGCTGCCCGGCCACGGTCCGCAGACGACGGTCGGACAGGAGCGGGCCACGAACCCGTTCCTCGTCGGACTCCCCGGGGTCTCCGACGCCGCGGCCTCCTCACCCACGAAAGGACGTCACGGACTGTGA
- a CDS encoding peptidylprolyl isomerase, with amino-acid sequence MPSNEQPSNDQPTNEQRRQDAKRKLEQRLETQQAAARKRKIIIVSSSVIVVLVVAAAVTTLVVNKVLDDREKARYTACAYTPTPADANPFAQAPQVPPNLPPAQQVLAKEFVDNFTAGKSKQRTAEIPADRELKKGELTAEFTTSQGPITMTLDRSSAPCNVAAVATLIRQKYYDNTTCHRMTEGGTGKIAVLQCGDPTGTGAGAPGWSSPDEFPTDLKVIPQSQQLAAMGLPNSAIYPRGTVAIANSYQPGQGGQASGTNTGSAQMFLVINDSELPPNYSVVGKVDENSLKVLDTVYKGGIDPGVRPSQDPNTGAVTYAPTPGDGAPKLPVEIKTATVS; translated from the coding sequence TTGCCCAGCAACGAGCAACCCAGCAACGACCAGCCCACGAACGAGCAGCGGCGCCAGGACGCGAAACGCAAGCTCGAACAGCGTCTGGAGACGCAACAGGCCGCCGCGCGCAAGCGCAAGATCATCATCGTGTCGTCGTCGGTGATCGTGGTGTTGGTCGTCGCCGCGGCGGTGACCACCCTGGTGGTCAACAAGGTGCTCGACGACCGCGAGAAGGCCCGCTACACCGCCTGCGCGTACACGCCGACCCCCGCGGACGCGAACCCGTTCGCCCAGGCGCCGCAGGTCCCGCCGAACCTTCCCCCCGCCCAGCAGGTGCTGGCCAAGGAGTTCGTCGACAACTTCACCGCGGGCAAGTCCAAGCAGCGCACCGCGGAGATCCCCGCCGACCGTGAACTGAAGAAGGGCGAACTCACCGCCGAGTTCACCACCAGCCAGGGCCCGATCACCATGACCCTCGACCGGTCCTCGGCCCCCTGCAACGTGGCCGCGGTGGCCACGCTGATCAGGCAGAAGTACTACGACAACACCACGTGTCACCGCATGACCGAGGGCGGAACGGGCAAGATCGCGGTCCTGCAGTGCGGTGATCCCACCGGGACCGGTGCGGGCGCTCCGGGATGGAGCAGCCCCGACGAGTTCCCCACCGACCTCAAGGTGATCCCGCAGAGTCAGCAGCTCGCCGCGATGGGACTGCCCAACTCGGCGATCTATCCGCGGGGGACGGTCGCCATCGCCAACAGCTACCAGCCCGGACAGGGTGGGCAGGCCAGCGGCACGAACACCGGTTCGGCGCAGATGTTCCTGGTGATCAACGACAGTGAGCTCCCGCCGAACTACAGCGTCGTGGGCAAGGTCGACGAGAACAGCCTCAAAGTGCTCGACACCGTCTACAAGGGCGGTATCGACCCCGGCGTCCGTCCGAGCCAGGACCCGAACACCGGCGCCGTGACCTACGCACCCACCCCGGGTGACGGGGCGCCGAAACTGCCCGTCGAGATCAAGACGGCCACCGTCAGCTGA
- the hisS gene encoding histidine--tRNA ligase, protein MTAQFQAPRGIPDYIPPSSSRFVAVRDELTRAARLAGYAHIELPIFEDTALFARGVGESTDVVSKEMYTFADRGDRSVTLRPEGTAGVMRAVLQHGLDRGALPVKLSYAGPFFRYEKPQTGRYRQLQQVGVEAIGVDDPALDAEVIAIADEGFRRCGLTGYRLEITTLGDDTCRPAYREALQAFLFGLDLDDETRRRAEINPLRVLDDKRPEIKAATADAPLMIDFLSDSVRENFESVRGHLDRLGVAYEVNPRLVRGLDYYTKTTFEFVHDGLGAQSGIGGGGRYDGLMSQLGGKQELSGIGFGLGVDRTVLALEAEEVADLGAARCQVYGVPMGAAALDRLVVLAGELRAQGVSTDLAYGGRGLKGAMKGADRSGARFALVLGDRELDAGQIEVKDLADGSQRTVALDAVVADVAAALHG, encoded by the coding sequence GTGACTGCGCAATTCCAGGCGCCCCGAGGGATTCCCGACTACATCCCGCCGTCGTCGTCGCGATTCGTCGCCGTCCGAGACGAACTGACACGTGCGGCGCGACTGGCCGGTTACGCGCACATCGAGCTGCCGATCTTCGAGGACACCGCGCTGTTCGCGCGTGGGGTCGGGGAGTCGACCGACGTCGTCTCGAAGGAGATGTACACCTTCGCCGACCGCGGTGACCGCTCGGTCACCCTGCGGCCCGAGGGGACCGCAGGCGTCATGCGCGCGGTCTTGCAGCACGGACTCGATCGCGGCGCGCTGCCGGTGAAGCTGAGCTACGCGGGCCCGTTCTTCCGGTACGAGAAGCCGCAGACCGGTCGTTACCGGCAGCTCCAGCAGGTCGGTGTCGAGGCCATCGGTGTCGACGACCCCGCACTCGACGCGGAGGTCATCGCCATCGCCGACGAGGGATTCCGTCGGTGCGGACTGACCGGCTACCGCCTGGAGATCACCACCCTGGGCGACGACACCTGCCGCCCGGCCTACCGGGAGGCTCTGCAGGCGTTCCTGTTCGGTCTCGACCTCGACGACGAGACCCGGCGACGCGCCGAGATCAACCCGCTGCGCGTCCTCGACGACAAACGACCGGAGATCAAGGCCGCCACCGCCGACGCGCCGCTGATGATCGACTTCCTGTCGGACTCGGTCCGCGAGAACTTCGAGTCCGTCCGCGGACACCTCGACCGACTGGGCGTCGCCTACGAGGTCAACCCGCGCCTGGTCCGTGGGCTCGACTATTACACCAAGACCACGTTCGAGTTCGTCCACGACGGACTCGGTGCCCAGTCCGGCATCGGTGGCGGTGGTCGCTACGACGGGCTGATGAGTCAGCTCGGCGGCAAACAGGAACTGTCCGGCATCGGTTTCGGACTAGGCGTCGACCGCACCGTCCTCGCGCTCGAGGCCGAGGAGGTCGCCGATCTCGGGGCGGCCCGCTGCCAGGTCTACGGGGTGCCGATGGGTGCCGCGGCCCTCGACCGTCTGGTGGTCCTCGCCGGCGAACTGCGCGCGCAGGGTGTCAGCACCGACCTCGCCTACGGCGGTAGGGGACTCAAGGGCGCCATGAAGGGCGCCGACCGGTCCGGGGCTCGGTTCGCCCTGGTCCTCGGTGACCGCGAGCTCGATGCCGGTCAGATCGAGGTCAAAGATCTGGCCGACGGGTCGCAACGCACGGTCGCGCTCGACGCGGTCGTCGCCGACGTCGCGGCCGCCCTGCACGGGTAG